A genomic segment from uncultured Alistipes sp. encodes:
- a CDS encoding glycoside hydrolase family 99-like domain-containing protein, which translates to MKTRIAASALLAWTAVFVGLTVSSCGGGSRPDAAKYDVAAFVWPAYHNDPRFAEIGIFPDGVGEWEAVYKARPKFEGHMQPRVPLWGYLNEADPHVQERKIRTALEYGVNTFIFDWYWYDDRPFLEDVLQKGFLQAANNEKMQFYLMWANHVMTSYLDAANPDKSLVYWPEPVTPEIFDRIADHLIEHYFLRPNYYRIDGKPVFAIYETATFIREMGGEEQAVAALDRFREKCVEAGLPGVHIQPILWFLLPATGSDIPGDSTVSQQNTVRRFGFESLTNYQWCHLVPADRDYRSWGEQAVACYETFDRQFDVPYFPHVSIGWDPNPRYPEGLQPCVTGSTPALFETFLRRAKAYVDAHPDQPSLITINAWNEWAEGSYLEPDSLNGYGYLEAIKRVFKESER; encoded by the coding sequence ATGAAAACACGCATTGCAGCATCGGCCCTTTTGGCCTGGACGGCCGTTTTTGTCGGCCTGACGGTTTCGTCGTGTGGTGGTGGAAGCCGACCCGACGCGGCGAAGTATGATGTAGCGGCCTTCGTTTGGCCGGCCTATCACAATGACCCTCGGTTTGCGGAGATCGGGATTTTCCCGGACGGTGTCGGTGAATGGGAGGCGGTCTACAAGGCCCGTCCGAAGTTCGAGGGTCACATGCAGCCTCGGGTTCCGTTGTGGGGTTATCTGAATGAGGCGGATCCGCACGTACAGGAGCGGAAGATCCGCACGGCCTTGGAGTATGGAGTCAATACGTTTATTTTCGACTGGTACTGGTATGATGACCGCCCGTTTCTGGAGGATGTGCTTCAGAAAGGCTTTTTGCAGGCCGCGAACAACGAAAAGATGCAGTTTTACCTGATGTGGGCCAACCATGTGATGACCTCCTACCTGGATGCCGCCAATCCGGACAAGAGTTTGGTTTACTGGCCCGAGCCGGTTACGCCCGAGATTTTCGACCGGATTGCCGACCACTTGATCGAACACTATTTTCTGCGTCCGAATTACTACAGGATAGACGGGAAGCCGGTTTTTGCCATTTATGAAACCGCGACCTTTATTCGGGAAATGGGAGGGGAGGAGCAGGCTGTTGCGGCCCTCGACCGTTTTCGGGAGAAGTGTGTAGAAGCCGGATTGCCGGGGGTTCATATACAACCGATTTTGTGGTTCCTGCTGCCGGCTACCGGTTCGGACATTCCGGGAGACAGTACGGTTTCGCAGCAAAATACGGTACGTCGTTTCGGGTTTGAGAGCCTGACCAATTACCAGTGGTGCCACCTGGTTCCGGCCGACCGGGACTATCGCTCATGGGGCGAGCAGGCCGTTGCTTGTTATGAGACCTTCGACCGGCAGTTCGATGTCCCCTATTTCCCGCATGTTTCGATCGGCTGGGACCCGAATCCCCGCTATCCGGAGGGTCTTCAACCATGCGTGACGGGTTCGACCCCGGCTCTTTTCGAGACCTTCCTGCGCCGGGCGAAGGCCTATGTCGATGCGCATCCGGACCAGCCGTCCCTGATCACGATCAATGCATGGAACGAATGGGCCGAAGGCAGTTATCTGGAGCCCGATAGCCTGAATGGTTACGGTTATTTGGAAGCAATCAAACGTGTATTTAAGGAATCGGAAAGATGA
- a CDS encoding beta-L-arabinofuranosidase domain-containing protein produces MRIIHSCIAALFLLAGCGRERLIVVAPEVAPQATFFAADETTLLPGPLLDLQNQGRSYLLWLQPDSLLHFFRTEAGLVPKAAPYGGWESEDVWGVGPLRGGFMGYYLSGLSLMYRTTGDRELLQRLEYTLSELEACQQAGGDGYVLAIDNGRELFRRVASGEIRTDNPTVNGSWAPLYLIDKMLRGFAVAYVEAGERRALRLMTGLADWFGYGVLDKLTDEQIQKLLVCEHGSINESFLHVYALTGEPRYLAWAGRLNDRSMWVPLSENRDILNGWHANTQIPKFIGFERYFAYTGDERFDRAAWNFWEIVTQHHSWAIGGNSTGEHFFPASRFEEKLMEQGGPETCNSVNMMRLTECLFARKPSARLAEYYERVLLNHILAAYDPCKGMCCYFTPMRPGHYRVYGSKDRSFWCCNQSGLETPAKLGRMIFAKRDGDLLVNLFVPARVDWRERQIILTQYASLPESSEVTLVLESGRDRDFRLLVRDPGWSSETRLQLNGEPIRSERDSAGYWVIRAPWRGVDTLTIDFTPDVRAELLPGSDRYLALLYGPYVLAGRMGTDSLPASFWCGIDNGAHRVIPVPEQACIPWTAETVASHVVKTGKNPLTFGFDDEAYRGLRLEPFYRIHFERYAVYWPVVRRE; encoded by the coding sequence ATGAGAATCATCCATAGTTGTATTGCCGCCCTCTTTTTGCTGGCGGGTTGTGGCCGGGAACGGTTGATTGTCGTTGCCCCTGAAGTTGCTCCGCAGGCAACATTCTTTGCTGCGGACGAGACCACCCTGTTGCCGGGCCCGCTGTTGGACCTGCAGAACCAGGGCCGGAGCTATCTGCTGTGGCTCCAGCCGGACTCCCTGCTTCACTTCTTCCGTACCGAAGCCGGACTGGTCCCGAAAGCCGCTCCCTATGGCGGTTGGGAATCGGAGGATGTGTGGGGTGTGGGTCCGTTGCGGGGAGGTTTCATGGGATATTACCTGTCGGGACTTTCGTTGATGTATCGGACGACCGGGGACCGTGAACTGCTTCAGCGTCTGGAGTATACGCTTTCGGAACTCGAAGCTTGCCAGCAGGCCGGAGGCGACGGCTATGTGTTGGCCATCGACAACGGTCGGGAACTTTTCCGACGGGTGGCTTCGGGTGAGATCCGGACCGACAATCCGACGGTTAACGGCTCCTGGGCTCCGCTCTATCTGATTGACAAGATGCTGCGAGGTTTTGCTGTGGCCTATGTCGAGGCGGGAGAACGGCGGGCTTTGCGGCTGATGACCGGCCTGGCCGACTGGTTTGGCTACGGCGTACTGGATAAACTGACCGACGAGCAGATCCAGAAATTGCTGGTTTGCGAGCACGGTTCGATCAACGAATCGTTTCTGCATGTGTATGCCTTGACGGGCGAGCCTCGGTATCTGGCGTGGGCCGGGCGTCTCAATGACCGGAGCATGTGGGTTCCGCTCTCCGAGAACCGGGATATTCTGAACGGCTGGCACGCCAATACGCAAATTCCCAAGTTTATCGGTTTCGAACGCTATTTCGCTTATACGGGAGACGAGCGCTTCGATCGGGCGGCGTGGAATTTCTGGGAGATCGTGACGCAGCATCACAGCTGGGCGATCGGCGGAAACAGTACCGGAGAGCATTTCTTTCCGGCCTCGCGTTTCGAGGAGAAGTTGATGGAGCAGGGCGGTCCCGAGACGTGCAATTCGGTGAACATGATGCGTCTGACGGAATGCCTTTTTGCCCGGAAACCGAGTGCCCGCCTGGCGGAGTATTACGAACGGGTGCTCCTGAACCATATCCTGGCAGCCTATGATCCCTGTAAGGGGATGTGCTGCTATTTTACACCGATGCGTCCGGGACACTATCGGGTCTACGGGTCGAAGGACCGTTCGTTCTGGTGCTGCAACCAGTCGGGACTGGAGACTCCGGCGAAGTTGGGTCGAATGATTTTTGCCAAACGAGACGGAGACTTGCTGGTGAACCTGTTTGTTCCGGCCCGGGTGGATTGGCGCGAGCGGCAGATTATCCTGACCCAGTACGCCTCACTGCCGGAATCGTCGGAGGTGACCTTGGTGTTGGAGAGCGGCCGCGACCGGGATTTCCGGCTGCTGGTGCGCGATCCGGGCTGGTCGTCCGAAACCCGCCTGCAACTGAACGGCGAACCGATTCGTTCCGAACGGGATTCTGCCGGTTATTGGGTGATCCGAGCTCCGTGGCGTGGCGTCGATACGTTGACGATCGATTTTACGCCCGACGTGCGTGCGGAACTTCTGCCGGGTTCGGACCGCTACCTGGCGTTGCTTTACGGACCTTATGTGCTGGCGGGGCGTATGGGCACGGATTCGCTGCCTGCATCGTTCTGGTGCGGAATAGACAATGGAGCCCATCGGGTGATTCCGGTTCCGGAGCAGGCCTGTATTCCCTGGACGGCGGAAACCGTAGCTTCCCATGTGGTGAAAACCGGGAAGAATCCGCTGACGTTCGGATTCGATGACGAGGCATATCGCGGGCTTCGTCTCGAACCTTTTTACCGGATCCATTTCGAACGTTACGCCGTCTATTGGCCGGTGGTCCGCAGGGAGTGA
- a CDS encoding AraC family transcriptional regulator, producing the protein MEESHVKYLMSNDQDMLWGLVVTTAGHQNIPPHAEYPSRNHPTRYLFSTEKGRILNEYQLVYITRGRGQFVSTRQKECEIKEGDMFLLFPGEWHNYRPLPQTGWHESWIGFTGPDIEKRVAARFFAREKAVFNVGIHEQIYHLYRWATTVAQQQGAGHQQILAGIASLLLGFAYSENRQTSFRDRHIDSLISQAKILMQENIEQNLPGKVVAQQIGMGYSWFRRVFKEYTGFSPNQYMQELKISKSKELLTNTDLNSQQIAYSVGFETPSYFNIVFKKKTGMTPSKYREFTQGNRLQPQNELSNFESLSDKE; encoded by the coding sequence ATGGAAGAGAGCCACGTAAAATACCTGATGTCCAACGATCAGGATATGCTCTGGGGGCTGGTCGTGACAACCGCCGGGCATCAAAACATCCCGCCACACGCCGAATACCCCTCCCGCAACCACCCGACCCGCTATCTCTTCTCCACGGAGAAAGGCCGCATACTGAATGAATACCAACTCGTCTACATCACCCGCGGACGAGGACAGTTCGTATCGACCCGCCAGAAAGAGTGCGAAATCAAGGAGGGCGACATGTTCCTGCTCTTCCCCGGCGAATGGCACAACTACAGGCCTCTGCCCCAAACCGGATGGCACGAATCCTGGATCGGGTTCACGGGTCCGGACATCGAAAAACGGGTCGCTGCCCGGTTCTTCGCCCGCGAAAAGGCCGTCTTCAACGTCGGAATCCACGAACAGATATATCATTTATACCGTTGGGCCACGACAGTCGCCCAACAACAGGGGGCCGGGCACCAGCAGATCCTGGCCGGAATCGCAAGTCTCCTGCTGGGATTCGCATACAGCGAAAACCGGCAAACCAGTTTCCGCGACAGGCACATCGACAGTTTAATCTCCCAAGCCAAGATTCTGATGCAGGAGAACATCGAACAGAATCTCCCCGGAAAGGTCGTCGCCCAGCAGATCGGAATGGGATACTCCTGGTTCCGCCGCGTATTCAAAGAGTATACGGGTTTCTCACCCAACCAGTACATGCAGGAACTGAAAATCTCCAAATCCAAGGAACTGCTCACCAACACGGACCTCAACAGCCAGCAGATCGCCTACAGCGTAGGATTCGAAACTCCCTCCTATTTCAACATCGTCTTCAAGAAAAAAACAGGAATGACACCGTCAAAATACCGGGAATTCACACAGGGGAACCGGCTGCAACCGCAGAACGAACTGAGCAACTTCGAATCCCTGTCCGACAAGGAATAG
- a CDS encoding L-fucose/L-arabinose isomerase family protein, giving the protein MKQANTRVRIGLFATGLDTYWHQFEGLREHLDGYRAEIASAIGRMGDVEVVDAGMVDSPEKAVSAASLLVREEVDLVFLYMATYCLSSTVLPVVQRLGCPVIVLNLQPDAAIDYERLNTLGDRGLMTGLWLEHCQSCSLPEIASVLNRSGLRYEIVSGHLKDPQAWTQIEDWVVAARVFRGMRENRLGILGHYYGGMLDVYTDLTRQSAVFGTHIEMLEMCELKRHRDAVTPRDLAFKLEEFRSSFDVSPDCTESELRRAASTALALDRMVESHQLGSMAYYYEGDGAYEDLATSVIAGNTLLTGRGIPVAGECEVKNAQAMKILSLMGAGGSFSEFYAMDFNDDIVMLGHDGPAHFEIAEGRVGLVPLPVYHGKPGKGLSIQMSVRLGPVTLLSVCESRSGVFLLAAEGESVAGPTLQIGNTNSRYRFACGARRFMDTWSKAGPSHHCAIGVGHQLDRLKKVAFLFDIPIMIVE; this is encoded by the coding sequence ATGAAACAGGCGAACACACGGGTCCGTATTGGTCTTTTTGCGACGGGACTCGATACGTATTGGCACCAGTTCGAGGGATTGCGGGAGCACCTGGATGGCTATCGGGCGGAAATCGCCTCTGCAATCGGTCGTATGGGCGACGTCGAGGTAGTCGATGCCGGGATGGTTGATTCTCCGGAGAAGGCGGTTTCGGCCGCGTCGCTGCTGGTCCGCGAGGAGGTTGACCTGGTATTTCTCTACATGGCGACCTATTGTCTCTCCTCGACGGTGTTGCCGGTTGTGCAACGTCTGGGCTGTCCGGTGATCGTGCTGAATCTCCAACCGGATGCCGCCATCGACTATGAGCGACTCAATACCTTGGGCGATCGGGGCTTGATGACGGGCTTGTGGCTTGAGCATTGTCAATCCTGTTCACTCCCGGAGATTGCCAGTGTGCTCAATCGGAGCGGTTTGCGTTATGAGATCGTCTCGGGGCACCTGAAGGATCCGCAGGCCTGGACTCAAATCGAAGATTGGGTCGTTGCGGCACGAGTTTTCCGGGGAATGCGGGAGAACCGCCTGGGCATTCTGGGTCATTACTATGGCGGGATGCTCGATGTCTATACGGATCTCACCCGTCAGTCTGCGGTCTTCGGCACGCATATCGAGATGTTGGAGATGTGTGAATTGAAACGCCATCGGGATGCGGTTACGCCCCGGGATCTGGCATTCAAACTCGAAGAGTTCCGGAGTAGTTTCGACGTTAGCCCCGATTGTACGGAGTCCGAATTGCGGCGGGCCGCGTCGACGGCGTTGGCGCTGGATCGGATGGTTGAGAGCCATCAGCTGGGCTCCATGGCTTATTATTATGAAGGAGACGGAGCCTACGAGGATCTTGCCACGTCGGTGATTGCCGGAAATACGCTACTCACGGGCCGTGGGATTCCGGTGGCGGGTGAGTGCGAGGTGAAAAACGCCCAGGCGATGAAGATTCTCTCGTTGATGGGGGCCGGAGGATCGTTTTCGGAATTCTATGCGATGGATTTCAACGATGATATCGTTATGTTGGGGCATGACGGCCCGGCACATTTCGAAATTGCCGAAGGGCGGGTTGGACTGGTTCCGTTGCCTGTCTATCATGGTAAGCCGGGAAAGGGCCTGTCGATTCAGATGTCGGTACGGCTAGGCCCCGTGACGTTGCTTTCGGTGTGTGAGAGCCGGAGTGGAGTTTTCCTGCTGGCAGCTGAAGGGGAGTCCGTTGCGGGTCCGACGTTGCAGATCGGGAATACCAATAGCCGCTATCGTTTTGCTTGCGGGGCTCGTCGTTTCATGGATACCTGGAGTAAGGCAGGACCTTCGCACCATTGTGCTATTGGTGTGGGGCACCAACTCGACCGGTTGAAAAAGGTGGCCTTCCTGTTTGATATTCCGATCATGATTGTCGAATGA